GGCGATGCCGTCCTGGGCCAGGCGGTGGCCCAGCGCCATCGCGCGGTCGGTGTAGATCGGCTTGGAGCCGGAGTTGGAACCGCAGTACACGCAGATCGTCTTCATGTTCATTGCCTTGGTTTTTGTTGTTGTTGTGGGTGTTGCGGGTATTGCCATTGCCGAAACGAAGAACGGCGCACCAGGTGCGCCGTTCTCGTGATTGCCTGGCCGATCAGTTGGCCTTGTGGATGGCGCGCTTGTCGACCGCCATCGCCGCGTCGTGGATCGCCTCCGACAGGGTCGGGTGGGCGTGGCAGATGCGGGCCAGGTCGTCGGCCGAGCCGTTGAACTCCATGGTCAGCACGCCTTCGTGGACCAGCTCGGAGACGCCGACGCCGACCAGGTGCAGGCCCAGCACGCGGTCGCTCTCGGCATGGGCGATGACCTTGACGAAGCCGGCCGGCTCGCCCATGGCCACCGCGCGGCCGATCGCCGCGAACGGGAAGCTGCCGGTCTTGTACGGCACGCCTTCGGCCTTGAGCTGCTGTTCGGTCTTGCCGACCCAGGCGATCTCCGGCTCGGTGTAGATCACCCACGGAATGGTGTCGAAGTTGACGTGGCCCGGCAGGCCGGCGATGAGCTCGGCCACGGCGATGCCTTCCTCGAAACCCTTGTGCGCGAGCATGGGGCCGCGCACGCAGTCGCCGATCGCCCAGACGCCGTCGACGCCGGTGTGGCAGTGGTCGTCGACCTCGATCTGGCCGCGTTCGTTGAGCTTGACGCCGGTGCCCTCGGCCAGCAGGCCCTTGGACGCGGCGCGGCGGCCCACGGCGACGAGCAGCTTGTCGACCACCAGTGCCTGGTCGGCCTTGCCGTCGTTGTAGGTCAGGTGCACGCCGTCCTTCTTGATCTCGGCCTTGCTGACCTTGGCGCCGAGCTTGATGTCCAGGCCTTGCTTCTTGAATTCCTTGGCCGCGGTCTTGGCGACCTCGGCGTCGGCGGCGGCCAGGAAGTCCGGCAGCGCCTCCAGGATGGTGACTTCCGAGCCCAGGCGCTTCCACACGCTGCCCAGCTCCAGGCCGATCACGCCGGCGCCGATCACGCCCAAACGCTTGGGCACTTCGGTGAAGTCCAGCGCGCCGACGTTGTCGACGATCTTGTCGCCGTCGAACTTGGCGAACGGCAGTTCGATCGAATCCGAACCGGCGGCGATGATGACGTTGGTGCCCTTGAGTTCGACTTCGCTGCCGTCGTGCTGCTTGACCTTGACGATGTTGCCCGGGTGCAGGGTGCCGAAGCCGTAGTACGGCGTGACCTTGTTCGCCTTGAACAGCATCGCGATGCCGCCGGTGAACTGCTTCACGATCTTGTCCTTGCGGCCGACCATGGTGGCGACGTCGATCTTGGCGTTGTCGGCGCTGATGCCGTGCTCGCCGAACAGGTGCTGCAGGTTCCAGAACTGGCGCGAGCTGTCGAGCAGGGCCTTGGACGGGATGCAGCCCACGCGCAGGCAGGTGCCGCCCAGGGCCGGCTTGCCGTCCTTGCCCAGCGCCGCGTCGATGCAGGCGGTCTTGAGGCCGAGCTGGGCCGCGCGGATCGCGGCGTGGTAGCCGGCCGGGCCGGCGCCGATGACGACTACGTCGAATTGCTCAGACATTGCGGAGTTCCTTTGCCTTTCCCTTCTCCCGCTGGCGGGAGAAGGTGCCCGGAGGGCGGATGAGGGGAGGCTTGAGGCAGGGGCTGGCGTGATCGCGGCGGCCCTCACCCCAACCCCTCTCCCGCGAGCGGGAGAGGGGCTCAGAGCGCATCACATGCCGAGCAGCATGCGGTGCGGATTCTCGAGCTGGTTCTTGATGTCGACCAGGAACAGCACCGCGTCCTTGCCGTCGATGATGCGGTGGTCGTAGGACAGGGCGATGTACATCATCGGCGCGGCCACGACCTGGCCGTTCTCGACGATGGCGCGCTCCTTGATCGCGTGCATGCCCAGGATCGCCGACTGCGGCGGGTTCACGATCGGGGTCGACATCAGCGAGCCGAAGGTGCCGCCGTTGGTGATGGTGAAGGTGCCGCCCTGCAGGTCTTCCAGCGCCAGCTTGCCGTCGCGGGCCTTCTTGGCGTAGTCGCCGATGGCCTTTTCGATGTCGGCGAAGCCCATGCGCTCGACGCTGCGCAGCACCGGGGTCACCAGACCCTTGTCGGTGGACACGGCGATCGAGATGTCGGCGTAGCCGTGGTAGATCACGTCGTTGCCGTCGACCGAGGCGTTGACGATCGGGTGGCGCTGCAGCGCGTTGGCGGCGGCCTTGGCGAAGAAGCTCATGAAGCCCAGCTTGACGCCGTTGGCCTTCTCGAAGGTCTCGCCCAGCTCCTTGCGCATGGCCATGACCTTGCCCAGGTTGACTTCGTTGAACGAGGTCAGCATGGCGATGGAGTTCTTCGACTGCATCAGGCGCTCGGCGATGCGGGCGCGCATGCGGGTCATCGGCACGCGCTCTTCCGGGCGAGCGCCCGCGGCGTTGCCGACGCCGCCGGACTTGGCGTAGTTGAGGATGTCTTCCTTGGTGACCGCGCCGCGGCGGCCGGTGCCTTCGACCTGGGAGGCGTCGATGCCTTCCTTGTTCGCGGTGAAGCGCGCGCCCGGGGGCAGCTGGTCGTTGCCGGCCGGCGCCTTGGCGGCCTCGGCCTTGGGCGTGATCGGCTGCGCGCCGGCGGCCGGCAGTTCGGCGGCCTTGGCGGCGGCCGGTGCGGCAGCGGCGGCGGGCTTGGCCTCGGCGGCGGCAGCGGCGCCGGCTTCGACGATCGCGATCAGCTGCTGGCTGGTCACGGTGGCGCCTTCCTCGAACTTGATCTCCTTGAGCACGCCGTCGACGGGCGAGGGGACCTCGAGCACGACCTTGTCGGTTTCGAGGTCGACCAGGTTCTCGTCGCGCTTGACCGCGTCGCCCGGCTTCTTGTGCCACGTGGCGATGGTGGCGTCGGAGACGGACTCGGGCAGGACGGGGACTTTGATCTCGGTGCTCATGGGGTGGGCATCCTGGCTTGCTTGATTGTTATGTGGCGGACTAGCGGAAAGGGGGGGCGGGACCGGCGCCGGTTACTCGGCGCTGGCCTCGCCGTGCAGCGAATTGACCAGCGCGTCGGCGACCAGACGGGTCTGCTCGGCGACGTGGTCGGCCAGGTGGCCGGCGGCCGGCGAGGGCGAACGCGCGCGACCGGTGTAGTGCAGGGCCTGCTTCGGCGCCAGGCAGGCGGTCAGGTGGTGGCGGATCTGGTACCAGGCGCCCTGGTTCTGCGGCTCTTCCTGGCACCACACCACGTCCTTGGCCGCGCCGTAGCGCTTGAGCTCGTCGGCCAGGGCCTGGCGCGGGAACGGATACAGCTGTTCCACGCGCAGCAGGGCCACGTCTTCCAGGCCCTGCTTCTGCGCTTCTTCGAGCAGGTCGTAATAGACCTTGCCCGAGCAGACCACCACGCGCTTGACCTTCTTGGGGTTGGCCGCGGCGTCGGGGATCAGGTGCTGGAAGCTGCCGCCGGCCAGCTCGTCCAGGCTGGACACGGCCAGCTTGTGGCGCAGCAGCGACTTGGGCGTCATCACCACCAGCGGCTTGCGCGTGCTCATGTGCATCTGCCGGCGGATCATGTGGTAGGCCTGCGCCGGGGTGGTCGGCGCGCACACCAGCATGTTCTCCAGCGCGCACAGCTGCAGGAAGCGCTCCAGGCGCGCGGAGCTGTGCTCCGGGCCCTGGCCTTCGTAGCCGTGCGGCAGGAACAGGGCCAGGCCGCACAGGCGGCCCCACTTGGCCTCGCCCGAGGACAGGAACTGGTCGATCACCACCTGGGCGCCGTTGGCGAAGTCGCCGAACTGCGCTTCCCAGATGTCCAGGGTCATGGGATCGGCGGTGGAGTAGCCGTACTCGAACGCCATCACCGCTTCCTCGCTGAGCAGCGAGTCGATGATGGTCACGTCCGACGGCGTCTTCACCAGCTCGCGCAGCGGCAGCACGTAGTCGTCGGTAGTCTGCTCGTGCAGGATCGCGTGGCGGTGGAAGAAGGTGCCGCGGCCGCAGTCCTGGCCGACCAGGCGCAGCTTGTAGCCCTCGCTGAGCAGGGTGGCGTAGGCCAGGTTCTCGGCGAAGCCCCAGTCGCCGGCCTGCTCGCCGGCGGCCATCTTGCGGCGGTCCTCGTAGATCTTGGCCACGCGCGGGTGCAGCTTGACGCTGTCGGCCACGGTGTTGATCTGCGCGGCCAGGCCGTCGAGCTTGGCGCGGTCGAAGGTGGTGTCGACCGGGTCGGACAGCTTGCCCGAGAGGTACTTGGACCAGTCGATGGTGAACTCGTCGGGCTTGACCTCGACCAGCTCGGTGGTGACCGCACCGGCGTCGAGCTTTTCGCGGTAGCCGTCGACCAGGGCCTGGGCCTCGTCGGCCGAGACCGCGCCTTCGCCGATCAGCTGCTGCGCGTACAGCTCGCGCGGGGTCTTGTGCTTGCGGATCACCTGGTACATCAGCGGCTGGGTCGCCGCCGGCTCGTCGGCCTCGTTATGGCCGTGGCGGCGGTAGCAGACCAGGTCGATGACCACGTCCTTGCCGAAGCGGTTGCGGAAGTCCAGCGCCAGTTCGGCGCAGAAGGTCACGGCCTCCGGGTTGTCGCCGTTCACGTGCAGGATCGGCGCGCCGACCATCTTGGCCACGTCGGTGCAGTACAGGGTCGAGCGCGCGTCTTCGCGGGCGCTGGTGGTGAAGCCGACCTGGTTGTTGATGACGATGTGCAGGGTGCCGCCGACGGCGAAACCGCGCGCCTGCGACATCTGGAACAGTTCCATGCCCACGCCCTGGCCGGCGAACGCGGCGTCGCCGTGCAGCAGGATCGGCAGCACCTGGGCGCGGCCCTGGTCGCCGCGGCGGGTCTGGCGCGAACGCACGCTGCCGGCCACCACCGGGTTGACGATTTCCAGGTGCGAGGGGTTGAACGCCAGCGCCAGGTGGACCGGGCCGCCGGGGGTGGCGACATCGGCGCTGAAGCCCATGTGGTACTTCACGTCGCCGCTGTGGGCGTGCTCGTCGTGGTCGAACTTGCCTTCGAACTCGTCGAACAGCTTGCGCGGCGGCTTGCCCAGGGTGTTGACCAGCACGTTGAGGCGGCCGCGGTGGGCCATGCCGATCACCACGTCCTGCGCGCCGTGCTCGCCGGCGCGGCGGATGGTGGTGTCCATGAGCGGGATCAGGGCGTCGCCGCCTTCCAGCGAGAAGCGCTTCTGGCCGACGTACTTGGTGCCCAGGTAGCGCTCCAGGCCGTCGGACGCGGTCAGGCGCTCGAGGATGCGCTTCTTGTCGGCGGCGCTGCGGCCGTAGTTGCCGGCGGCCGATTCCAGGCGCTCGTACATCCAGCGGCGCTGTTCGGCGTCGGCGATGTGCATGAACTCCGCGCCGATCGGGCCGGTGTAGGTGGCCTTGAGCAGGGCGACCAGGTCGCCGAGCTTCATGCGCTCCTTGCCGGCCACGCCGCCGGTGCTGAACTCACCGGACAGGTCGCTCTCGGACAGGCGGTGGAAGCCCAGCATCAGGTCCGGCGCGTCGGGCTTTTCCAGCAGGCCCAGCGGATCGATGTCGGCGGCCAGGTGGCCGCGCGAACGGTAGGCGGTGATGAGCTTGCCCACGCCGCGCTCGCGCTCGTCGCTGGCGCCGGCCGCGGGGGCGGCGCCGTTGAGCTGGCCGCGGGCGGCGGCCCGGCTGGCGCGGGCGATGCTGTCGATGGCGGCCGAATGCGGCAGGTCGCCGGCCTGGCGGCCCTGGAAGCCGTCGAAATAGGCTTTCCATTTGGCCCCGACGCTGTCGGGATCGACCAGGTACTGCTCGTACAGGTCTTCGATGAAGGCGGCGTTGGCGCCGAGTTGCGAGGACTGCGAAAACTGCTTGAGGAGACTGTCCACGATGGCGATCGGGAAACTCTTGGGGGCGGGATTGGGGGTCGGCGTACGCCGGCGCACGCGTTTGGCGCAGGCAAGGCTCGGAATTATAGCGGACCTGTTAAGCCAAGCGGCATAACTACTTACGTCTATGTGACCGATTCGGATGGATTTCCTGCCGCGGCCCGATCCGGCCCCCCCGCCGGGCGGCGAACCGACCGATCCGGCAAGCCTCCCGAAGTCTTGGGTTGGCCGCGGGCCTTTCAAGCCGAAGCCGGGCGCGCAGGCTATGGGTCGGCCCCGGCGGGGCCGGCGGGGCCGGCGGGGCCGCGCCGGTTGTGCCCGCGTTCGCGGCGGTCGGCGGCGTGCCAGCCGCTGCTCAGATGCCCAGCGCGCGGTACTCGCTGCAGGGCCGCGCGCGTTCCCAGACCGGGTCGAACAGGGCGCGCAGCTGGCGCGCGCGGGCCGGCGCGTCCAGGCGGGTTTCGCCCTCGAAACGATGGCCCAGGGCGCGGAAGTACCAGCCGCCGAGGTCGTTGACGATGTAGGCCGAGGGGTAGCCGCGGTCCACCGGCTCCTCGATCGCGCGGAACTCGAAGGCCGTGGTCAGCCGTTGTCCCAGGTTCAGCAGCGGGGCGATGGCACGCTGCGGCGCGGCCGGGTCCTGCAGCAGCACGCGCACCTGGCCGCCGCCGGTGGCGAAGCGGCGCAGCGCGGCGACCGCTTCGGGCCGGTCGAGCAGGCCCGGGTCCAGTTCGCGGCTGTAGAGGGCCAGCTGCCGGCGCGCGCCGGCGACCACGCCCTGCAGCGCGGCCACGGCCGCTTCGCGGCTTTCCACCGGATTGACCGCGTCCAGCAGCCGGCGCATGGGCTGGTGGTCGATGCCGGCGACGACGAAGCCGTCGCCGAACGGCAGGAAGCCTTCGCGGGCGTAGAAACCCGTGGTCTGGGTCTGGGCATTGAGCGTCAGCTCGCGCCAGCCCAGTTCGGCGGCCAGGGTCACCAAGGCGCGCAGCAGGGCCTCGCCTACGCCACGGCCGCGCCACTCGGCGTGCACCGCCAACCGGCCCAGGCTGCGCTCGGGCGTGAGCCGGCCGGTGCCGATCACGCGGCCTTGTTCGTCGCGGGCCAGGGCGTGGCGGCACAGCGGGTCCTGGGCGTCGAGTTCGAGCTCCGCCGGCACCTGCTGCTCGCGCACGAACACCGCCTCGCGCACCGCGCGCAGTTCGGGCAGGGCGGCGGCGTAGCCGTCGGCGGGAGCGATCTCGATGCGGAAGCCCGTGGCCATGTTCATTCCTCCTCGCCGTCGTCCAGCAACAGGCGGTAATGACCGCCCTGGTAAAGCTCGATCACCGCGTCGCGGCCGGCCTCGGACAGGGCGCCGTAGGCGGCGCCGTCGAATACGGCGGCGTTGGCGATGGCCTGGGCGTCGCGCGCGGGCAGGCTGCGTTCCTGGCCGCTCACGTACAGGCGCGCGCCGCGGCCGGCGCGGCGCCAGGCCATGCGCGACCAGGGGTGGCGCAGCAGCTGCGCGCCGCCCTGCAGGTCCCATTCGACCTCGATGCGCGAACGGGCGTCGTCGCCGGGCAACACTTCGCCGGCGGCGCGGTAGACGGTGATGAAACGGCCGAACCAGTCGCCCAGGCGGTCGGGATCGTTGAAGCGCAGGGTGTTCAGCGCTTCGACCACGCGCGCCATGGCGGCGGCGTCGATCTCGGCCGCGTCGGCCGGCGGCGCCAGGTCGGGATCGCGGTAACGCAGCGATTCGTCGGCGTCGGCGGCCAGGGTGTCGATGTAGTCGCCCATGAGCTCGGCCGCGGACGGCGCGCGCATGCCCACCGAGAAGGTCAGGCAGGCGTCCTCGGCCACGCCGTGGTGCGGCACGCCGGGCGGCAGGTAGAGCATGTCGCCGGGGCCCAGCACCCAGTCGTGGCTGGGGTCGAAACTTTGCAGCAGCTTGAGTTCGGCGTCGTCGCGGAACGCTTGCGGCGCTTCGGGGCGGGCGTCGATCTGCCAGCGGCGGTGGCCCTGGGCCTGCAGCAGGAACACGTCGTACTGATCGACATGGGCGCCGACCGAACCGCCGGGCGCGGCGAAGGACACCATCACGTCGTCGATGCGCCAGCGCGGCAGGAAGTCGAACGCGTCCAGCACCGCGGCCACGTCGGCGTCCCACTTGTCCACGTCCTGCACCAGCAGGGTCCAGTCCTGCTGCGGCAGGTCGGGGAATTCGGCTTCCTCGAACGGGCCGTGGCGCAGGCTGTAGCGGTCGCTGGCACGGTCGTGGCGGATCAGCCGCGACAGCGCGGCCTCCTCGCAGGCCAGGCCGGCCAGGTCTTCGGGCTGGATCGGCGAGACGTAGCCGGGGAAGGCGTTGCGGATCAGCAGCGGGCGCTTCTGCCAGTACCGCTGCAGGAACTGCGCCGCGGGCATGCCCAGCGGCGGGTGGGCGGCGGCATCGACCTCGATGGGCAGGTCGGCGGAAGGCTTGCGCGGGCGCGATGGGGCCATGGGGGCGCGACGTCGGGATTCGGTGGGCAGGCATTGTCGCCGATTGGGGCGTGCTCGTTCCGTTTGCTGTTCCCCCCTTTGAAAAAGGGGGGCTAGGGGGGATTTGCTTTTGCTCGCGAGTGCAAGCAAATCCCCCGGCGCAGCCGGATCGTCGGCAGTTGCATATCGTCGGCGCCAGCCCCCTTTTTCAAAGTGGGCATCGCTTTCACGCGCGCTCGCCTAGTCCGCGATCTCGTCGTAACCGCGCCCCAGGAACTGCAGCAGGCACCAGCCGTGGCCGAACGGGTCGGCGAGTTGGACGATGCGGCCCCAGTTGGCCTCGCGGATCGGGCCTTCCTGGGCTGCGCCCGCCGCCAGCGCCTGCACCAGGGCGGCGTCCAGATCGTCCACCACCACGTCCACGTGCAGCGGCGACCAATGCCGGGTGTAGTCGCGCACGCTGCCGTCCGCGCCGATGCTGCCGGCGGATTTGCCCAGCAAATAAATCGGCACCGAGGCGCCTATCAGTTCCAGCACCTGGGGTCCCAGGCGCCGCGCCGGGCGCAGGCCGAAGGCGGCGGTGTAGAAGGCCTGGGCCGCGGCCAGGTCGGGTACGTCGATGTTGAGCAGCAGCTGCATCGTGGCCTCCGCTGGGGGCGGTTCAGAGCCCGATCGCCTCGGCGAAGGAACGGTAGAACTCGCCGTTGGGATCGCTCTCGTGGTCGATCTCGATGGGGTAGGGGTGCGCTTCCTGCGGCATCGCGTTGAGCACGCCGACGAAAGCGTTCACGTCGCGGCTGAGGAACACGTACTCGCGGTGGTCGGGCTCGGTGAACACGATCGCCAGCACGCTGTGGCCGGCGGCCTCGATGCGCTCGCACACGCGGTCCTCGAAGCGCTGCATGGCCTGCAGTTCGTCCGGCGAGGCGGTGCCCACGCTGCGGTCGTCCTGGTAGGCCCAGATCAGGTTCAGGCGTTCGGGGTAGGCGCGGAAATCGAAATCGCGCTCCAGCCGCTTGATCCGCATCAGCGACAAACCGTCCTCGGCGCGGTGTTCGGCCAGGGTCCAGCCGCGGGTGTCTTCCATGGCGTGCGCTCCCGGGCCCGGTTCAGATCTCGCGCGCCAGGCGCTCGGCCAGGCCGGTGTAGCTGCCGGGCGTCATCGCCAGCAGGCGCTGCTTGTCGGCGTCGGGCAGGTCCAGGCCGGCGATGAATTCGCGCATCGAGGCCTGGGTGATGCCCTGGCCGCGGGTCAGCGCCTTGAGCTGCTCGTAGGGGCTGGGCAGGCCGTAGCGGCGCATCACCGTCTGCACGGCCTCGGCCAGCACTTCCCAGGACGCGTCCAGGTCGGCGGCCAGGCGCTCGGGGTTGGCGCTGAGCTTGCCCAGACCGCGCATCAGCGCGTCGATGCCGATCAGGGCGTGGCCGAAGGCGGTGCCCAGCGCGCGCAGCACGGTGGAGTCGGTGAGGTCGCGCTGCCAGCGGCTGATCGGCAGCTTGGCGGCGAAATGCTCGAACAGCGCGTTGGCGATGCCGAAGTTACCCTCGGCGTTCTCGAAGTCGATCGGGTTGACCTTGTGCGGCATGGTCGAGCTGCCGACTTCGCCGGCCTTGACCGCCTGCTTGAAGTAGCCCAGCGAGATGTAGCCCCAGACGTCGCGGCACAGGTCGATGCAGACGGTGTCGATGCGGCGCTGGGCGTCGCAGATCTCGGCCACGCCGTCGTGCGGCTCGATTTGGGTGGTGTAGGGCTGCCAGTCCAGGCCCAGCGAGGCGACGAAGCGCTGGGCGAACGCCGGCCAGTCGACGTCCGGGTAGGCGGCGACGTGGGC
The sequence above is a segment of the Lysobacter silvisoli genome. Coding sequences within it:
- a CDS encoding 2-oxoglutarate dehydrogenase E1 component yields the protein MDSLLKQFSQSSQLGANAAFIEDLYEQYLVDPDSVGAKWKAYFDGFQGRQAGDLPHSAAIDSIARASRAAARGQLNGAAPAAGASDERERGVGKLITAYRSRGHLAADIDPLGLLEKPDAPDLMLGFHRLSESDLSGEFSTGGVAGKERMKLGDLVALLKATYTGPIGAEFMHIADAEQRRWMYERLESAAGNYGRSAADKKRILERLTASDGLERYLGTKYVGQKRFSLEGGDALIPLMDTTIRRAGEHGAQDVVIGMAHRGRLNVLVNTLGKPPRKLFDEFEGKFDHDEHAHSGDVKYHMGFSADVATPGGPVHLALAFNPSHLEIVNPVVAGSVRSRQTRRGDQGRAQVLPILLHGDAAFAGQGVGMELFQMSQARGFAVGGTLHIVINNQVGFTTSAREDARSTLYCTDVAKMVGAPILHVNGDNPEAVTFCAELALDFRNRFGKDVVIDLVCYRRHGHNEADEPAATQPLMYQVIRKHKTPRELYAQQLIGEGAVSADEAQALVDGYREKLDAGAVTTELVEVKPDEFTIDWSKYLSGKLSDPVDTTFDRAKLDGLAAQINTVADSVKLHPRVAKIYEDRRKMAAGEQAGDWGFAENLAYATLLSEGYKLRLVGQDCGRGTFFHRHAILHEQTTDDYVLPLRELVKTPSDVTIIDSLLSEEAVMAFEYGYSTADPMTLDIWEAQFGDFANGAQVVIDQFLSSGEAKWGRLCGLALFLPHGYEGQGPEHSSARLERFLQLCALENMLVCAPTTPAQAYHMIRRQMHMSTRKPLVVMTPKSLLRHKLAVSSLDELAGGSFQHLIPDAAANPKKVKRVVVCSGKVYYDLLEEAQKQGLEDVALLRVEQLYPFPRQALADELKRYGAAKDVVWCQEEPQNQGAWYQIRHHLTACLAPKQALHYTGRARSPSPAAGHLADHVAEQTRLVADALVNSLHGEASAE
- the purB gene encoding adenylosuccinate lyase; its protein translation is MPADVSAQLLALSPLDGRYAGKVDALRPIFSEFGLIKARVKVEVEWLLALAAEPGIAELAPFSDAAAARLRALADELSVEDAARVKEIERTTNHDVKAVEYLIKERLKDDAELGPALEFVHFACTSEDINNLSYALMLSQARQEVLLPKLDELIQKLRAMAHDYAALPMLSRTHGQTASPTTVGKEIANVAARLLRQGETLAGAQMPGKINGAVGNYNAHVAAYPDVDWPAFAQRFVASLGLDWQPYTTQIEPHDGVAEICDAQRRIDTVCIDLCRDVWGYISLGYFKQAVKAGEVGSSTMPHKVNPIDFENAEGNFGIANALFEHFAAKLPISRWQRDLTDSTVLRALGTAFGHALIGIDALMRGLGKLSANPERLAADLDASWEVLAEAVQTVMRRYGLPSPYEQLKALTRGQGITQASMREFIAGLDLPDADKQRLLAMTPGSYTGLAERLAREI
- a CDS encoding DUF695 domain-containing protein, which codes for MEDTRGWTLAEHRAEDGLSLMRIKRLERDFDFRAYPERLNLIWAYQDDRSVGTASPDELQAMQRFEDRVCERIEAAGHSVLAIVFTEPDHREYVFLSRDVNAFVGVLNAMPQEAHPYPIEIDHESDPNGEFYRSFAEAIGL
- a CDS encoding VOC family protein, whose amino-acid sequence is MQLLLNIDVPDLAAAQAFYTAAFGLRPARRLGPQVLELIGASVPIYLLGKSAGSIGADGSVRDYTRHWSPLHVDVVVDDLDAALVQALAAGAAQEGPIREANWGRIVQLADPFGHGWCLLQFLGRGYDEIAD
- a CDS encoding cupin domain-containing protein — translated: MAPSRPRKPSADLPIEVDAAAHPPLGMPAAQFLQRYWQKRPLLIRNAFPGYVSPIQPEDLAGLACEEAALSRLIRHDRASDRYSLRHGPFEEAEFPDLPQQDWTLLVQDVDKWDADVAAVLDAFDFLPRWRIDDVMVSFAAPGGSVGAHVDQYDVFLLQAQGHRRWQIDARPEAPQAFRDDAELKLLQSFDPSHDWVLGPGDMLYLPPGVPHHGVAEDACLTFSVGMRAPSAAELMGDYIDTLAADADESLRYRDPDLAPPADAAEIDAAAMARVVEALNTLRFNDPDRLGDWFGRFITVYRAAGEVLPGDDARSRIEVEWDLQGGAQLLRHPWSRMAWRRAGRGARLYVSGQERSLPARDAQAIANAAVFDGAAYGALSEAGRDAVIELYQGGHYRLLLDDGEEE
- the sucB gene encoding dihydrolipoyllysine-residue succinyltransferase, translated to MSTEIKVPVLPESVSDATIATWHKKPGDAVKRDENLVDLETDKVVLEVPSPVDGVLKEIKFEEGATVTSQQLIAIVEAGAAAAAEAKPAAAAAPAAAKAAELPAAGAQPITPKAEAAKAPAGNDQLPPGARFTANKEGIDASQVEGTGRRGAVTKEDILNYAKSGGVGNAAGARPEERVPMTRMRARIAERLMQSKNSIAMLTSFNEVNLGKVMAMRKELGETFEKANGVKLGFMSFFAKAAANALQRHPIVNASVDGNDVIYHGYADISIAVSTDKGLVTPVLRSVERMGFADIEKAIGDYAKKARDGKLALEDLQGGTFTITNGGTFGSLMSTPIVNPPQSAILGMHAIKERAIVENGQVVAAPMMYIALSYDHRIIDGKDAVLFLVDIKNQLENPHRMLLGM
- a CDS encoding GNAT family N-acetyltransferase; the protein is MATGFRIEIAPADGYAAALPELRAVREAVFVREQQVPAELELDAQDPLCRHALARDEQGRVIGTGRLTPERSLGRLAVHAEWRGRGVGEALLRALVTLAAELGWRELTLNAQTQTTGFYAREGFLPFGDGFVVAGIDHQPMRRLLDAVNPVESREAAVAALQGVVAGARRQLALYSRELDPGLLDRPEAVAALRRFATGGGQVRVLLQDPAAPQRAIAPLLNLGQRLTTAFEFRAIEEPVDRGYPSAYIVNDLGGWYFRALGHRFEGETRLDAPARARQLRALFDPVWERARPCSEYRALGI
- the lpdA gene encoding dihydrolipoyl dehydrogenase; this translates as MSEQFDVVVIGAGPAGYHAAIRAAQLGLKTACIDAALGKDGKPALGGTCLRVGCIPSKALLDSSRQFWNLQHLFGEHGISADNAKIDVATMVGRKDKIVKQFTGGIAMLFKANKVTPYYGFGTLHPGNIVKVKQHDGSEVELKGTNVIIAAGSDSIELPFAKFDGDKIVDNVGALDFTEVPKRLGVIGAGVIGLELGSVWKRLGSEVTILEALPDFLAAADAEVAKTAAKEFKKQGLDIKLGAKVSKAEIKKDGVHLTYNDGKADQALVVDKLLVAVGRRAASKGLLAEGTGVKLNERGQIEVDDHCHTGVDGVWAIGDCVRGPMLAHKGFEEGIAVAELIAGLPGHVNFDTIPWVIYTEPEIAWVGKTEQQLKAEGVPYKTGSFPFAAIGRAVAMGEPAGFVKVIAHAESDRVLGLHLVGVGVSELVHEGVLTMEFNGSADDLARICHAHPTLSEAIHDAAMAVDKRAIHKAN